In a single window of the Acetivibrio clariflavus DSM 19732 genome:
- a CDS encoding PP2C family protein-serine/threonine phosphatase, which yields METKLKIDASVLTSKGNVRDKNEDSFYFNGTFKEKNSIIDPLSLSLNSSDKKYIFAVCDGMGGEQLGEEASHLAILSLHEFYISYFQLFNTIADLKKYMDSYISQTNQKIYEHSLTLSKKMGTTIAAILFCRDKAIAFNVGDSSVYLLRNSNLIKLTTEHTEAQRLVRLGVLNSYTAKFHKSKNILTRYLGANPANGTMEADYSDELTVLKGDTYLICSDGLSGSLTDEELKFHLSVGNSSASICKDLVDLALGNGGKDNVTALVVKIIDVA from the coding sequence ATGGAAACAAAACTTAAAATTGACGCTTCGGTTTTAACAAGCAAAGGAAATGTTCGGGATAAAAATGAAGACAGCTTTTATTTTAACGGTACTTTTAAGGAAAAAAATTCTATTATCGATCCTCTGAGCTTATCTCTTAACAGCTCCGACAAAAAATATATTTTTGCTGTATGCGACGGTATGGGAGGCGAACAATTAGGTGAAGAAGCTTCCCATTTGGCAATTCTGTCGTTGCATGAGTTTTATATTTCCTATTTTCAACTTTTTAACACAATAGCAGATTTAAAGAAGTATATGGACAGTTATATCAGCCAAACCAATCAAAAAATATATGAGCATTCTTTGACATTGAGCAAAAAAATGGGTACAACTATAGCGGCAATTTTATTCTGCCGGGACAAAGCAATTGCTTTTAACGTCGGTGACAGCAGCGTATATCTGTTGCGGAATTCAAATCTGATAAAGCTTACCACCGAACACACCGAAGCCCAAAGGCTTGTACGCCTTGGCGTCTTAAACAGCTATACGGCAAAATTTCATAAGAGCAAAAACATCCTCACAAGATACCTCGGTGCAAATCCCGCCAATGGCACAATGGAAGCCGATTACTCCGATGAACTGACCGTTTTGAAAGGGGATACTTATCTTATCTGCAGCGATGGTCTTTCCGGTTCATTAACCGACGAGGAATTAAAATTTCACCTTTCTGTCGGCAACAGCAGTGCATCAATATGTAAAGACCTGGTGGATCTGGCATTAGGAAATGGAGGAAAGGACAATGTTACTGCTTTAGTGGTTAAAATTATTGATGTGGCATAG
- a CDS encoding DUF5050 domain-containing protein has product MDYLKEDHVKKYEPFWGSWYIEKFLGQGSYGKVFKLSKEEWGYKYESALKIVSIPTREQYHEAVSTLGNNEKLLKRYFEDAVKNIINEIVMLYNLRGNSNIVSYEDHMVIEHQDDISWDILIRMEYLTPLNKYLEEKDLCIADAINIGLDICAALEICYKKGIVHRDIKDENIFVSKDNRYKLGDFGIARELSKSFSSSIRGTPLYMAPEVFKGEPYDTRADLYSLGILLYKLFNNGRFPFMPPFPTELRIKDSETAVEKRLSGEPITPPCNAPEKLGNIILKLCEYKPENRFPSPEKLKEALIEVNRDISPTERQKILSSGKKANSSIPASIPETVLLNPAEILALSVPSTGCRQPHSDRNENKLQNPSVSSSTANSPGNIVNGGLVCSNGEGIFISCPGNRYGIYKISPDESNVLKLTSDEAWFINISGNKIYYCNSSDNESIYCINADGNGRIKVIDDKCWYLYVYMEWMYYCSETDGYSIYKVKTDGSEKIKLVNAKCYNPILYKGFLYYCNRSDRNRLYRINIDGKEIIKITNFEASCFCIYNDYIYFSNKSDNMSIYKIDISVLKTEKICSDTATNINVHNNWIYYCNKGDMSKIYRIRCDGSEREKLNDDYSDYINIVGDSIYYCNKSDRNNIYKIQTNGSCKSKIYINDDNDDEWIYI; this is encoded by the coding sequence ATGGATTATTTGAAGGAAGACCACGTCAAAAAGTACGAACCCTTTTGGGGCAGCTGGTACATAGAAAAATTCTTAGGTCAGGGCAGTTACGGTAAAGTCTTTAAACTTTCAAAAGAAGAATGGGGTTATAAATATGAATCTGCATTAAAAATTGTAAGCATTCCCACAAGAGAACAATATCATGAAGCCGTATCAACTTTAGGAAATAATGAAAAACTCTTGAAACGATATTTTGAAGATGCGGTAAAAAACATAATAAATGAGATTGTAATGCTTTACAACCTTAGAGGCAACAGCAACATAGTAAGCTATGAAGACCATATGGTAATAGAACACCAGGATGATATTTCATGGGATATCCTAATCCGCATGGAATATCTGACTCCACTCAACAAATATCTCGAAGAAAAAGATTTATGCATAGCCGACGCAATAAACATAGGACTTGATATATGTGCTGCTTTGGAGATTTGTTATAAAAAAGGCATTGTTCACAGAGATATAAAGGATGAAAACATATTTGTATCAAAAGACAATCGTTACAAATTAGGAGACTTTGGAATTGCACGGGAACTTTCGAAAAGCTTTTCGTCTTCAATCCGCGGTACACCGCTCTATATGGCACCGGAAGTATTTAAAGGTGAGCCCTATGACACAAGAGCCGATCTCTATTCATTGGGGATTTTGCTTTACAAACTCTTCAATAACGGCAGATTTCCTTTTATGCCGCCTTTCCCAACAGAACTTCGCATTAAAGACAGTGAAACTGCTGTGGAAAAGCGCCTGTCGGGCGAACCCATAACACCTCCGTGCAATGCTCCTGAAAAGCTTGGCAATATAATATTGAAGCTGTGCGAATATAAGCCTGAAAACCGATTTCCATCGCCTGAAAAATTAAAAGAGGCCCTAATCGAAGTAAACCGGGATATATCTCCAACAGAAAGACAAAAGATTCTTTCATCGGGAAAAAAAGCAAATTCTTCAATTCCTGCAAGCATTCCCGAAACAGTTTTATTAAATCCCGCCGAAATATTAGCCCTCTCAGTACCGTCAACCGGTTGTCGACAACCTCATTCAGACAGAAATGAAAACAAACTCCAAAACCCCTCTGTTTCAAGCTCAACTGCCAATTCCCCAGGTAACATAGTAAACGGAGGTCTTGTCTGCTCGAACGGAGAAGGGATTTTTATATCCTGTCCCGGCAATCGGTACGGTATTTATAAAATTAGTCCCGATGAAAGCAATGTACTTAAACTTACTTCCGACGAAGCATGGTTTATCAACATATCGGGAAACAAGATATACTATTGCAATTCCTCTGACAATGAGAGCATATACTGCATAAATGCTGACGGAAACGGCAGAATAAAAGTCATTGATGACAAGTGTTGGTATTTATATGTATATATGGAATGGATGTATTACTGCAGTGAAACTGACGGCTACAGTATCTATAAAGTCAAAACCGACGGATCCGAAAAGATAAAGCTGGTAAACGCCAAATGTTACAATCCCATACTGTACAAAGGTTTCCTTTATTACTGCAACCGAAGCGACAGAAACAGACTTTACAGAATAAATATTGACGGAAAAGAAATAATTAAAATAACAAATTTTGAAGCAAGCTGTTTCTGTATTTACAATGATTACATTTATTTCAGCAATAAAAGTGACAATATGAGTATTTACAAAATAGATATTTCGGTATTAAAAACCGAAAAAATTTGCAGTGATACGGCAACCAATATAAACGTACACAATAACTGGATTTACTACTGCAATAAAGGGGATATGAGCAAAATATACAGAATCCGTTGCGACGGTTCCGAAAGAGAAAAGCTCAATGACGATTATTCCGACTATATAAACATAGTCGGTGATTCTATCTACTACTGCAATAAAAGCGATCGGAACAATATTTATAAAATTCAGACAAACGGCTCTTGCAAAAGTAAAATATATATAAATGACGATAATGACGATGAATGGATTTACATCTAA
- a CDS encoding ABC transporter permease, translated as MPESVNIAPDTNAVMETAPNKKPLWKRSKFLKELSTNKALFLMMLPPFILIFVNYYLPMFGVIIAFKNFNYVDGFLRSPWAGLQNFRFLFMSDAAWRITRNTILYNLAFIALGLIFALLFALALNELTNRLAAKFYQSVIFLPYFLSWVVVAYLVLAFLDPNGFYNKTLTKVLHLPTVDWYASPQYWPFILVIVNLWKNVGYGIVIYTSGIAGIDPEYYEAAVLDGASKLQQIRYITIPFLVPFMIVTTIINLGNIFRSDFGLFYQVPMQQGLLTPTTEVLDTYIYKALIMTGDLGMSSAAGLYQSVVGFFTVLFANWAVSKISPENRIF; from the coding sequence ATGCCAGAAAGTGTTAACATTGCGCCAGATACCAATGCTGTAATGGAAACTGCGCCTAATAAGAAACCCTTATGGAAAAGATCGAAATTTTTAAAAGAACTGTCTACAAATAAGGCGTTGTTTCTAATGATGCTACCACCATTCATATTAATATTTGTCAACTATTACTTACCGATGTTTGGTGTAATTATTGCTTTTAAGAATTTTAACTACGTTGATGGTTTTCTTCGAAGTCCATGGGCAGGATTACAGAATTTTAGGTTCTTGTTCATGTCTGATGCAGCGTGGAGAATTACACGAAACACAATTTTGTACAATTTAGCTTTCATTGCGCTAGGGTTAATTTTCGCACTTCTGTTTGCTTTAGCACTAAACGAATTAACAAACAGGCTAGCAGCAAAGTTTTATCAATCGGTAATATTCTTACCTTACTTCCTTTCATGGGTAGTTGTAGCGTATTTAGTCCTGGCATTTCTGGATCCAAACGGTTTCTATAATAAAACTCTCACTAAGGTATTACATTTACCAACGGTGGATTGGTATGCTTCACCGCAGTATTGGCCGTTTATACTGGTAATTGTAAATCTTTGGAAAAATGTTGGTTACGGTATTGTAATATATACATCCGGTATTGCAGGAATTGACCCGGAATATTATGAAGCTGCCGTATTGGATGGTGCTAGTAAACTGCAGCAGATTAGATATATTACAATTCCTTTCCTTGTACCGTTTATGATCGTAACTACCATTATAAATCTCGGTAATATCTTCAGATCAGATTTCGGACTGTTTTATCAGGTTCCAATGCAGCAGGGACTTTTGACTCCGACAACGGAAGTTTTGGATACTTATATTTATAAAGCATTAATTATGACCGGAGATTTGGGTATGTCTTCCGCTGCCGGATTATATCAATCTGTTGTTGGATTCTTTACTGTCTTGTTTGCCAACTGGGCAGTAAGTAAAATCAGTCCTGAGAACAGGATATTCTAA
- a CDS encoding carbohydrate ABC transporter permease codes for MKLESKKSSTLRINSVSPSVNLALNIFFAVYCLMCIAPLILIFMVSITDQTSLAINGYSFFPSKISFDAYKYLFSDLGKLFRSYGITIFTCVVGTFFCVLFTMLYAYPISRKSFKYRNFFSFFIFFTMLFQGGLVPWYILYTKYLRLQNNLIALIMPAVMNAFYVLVTKTFFSINIPDSVLEAARIDGASEFRIFWQIVIPMSTPVIATIALFSSLNYWNDWYLCLLYINDPKYYNLQYSMYQALRSLQFLTSSLASASGNVSSSLANVPGETLRMAMAILGIGPIVFAYPFFQRYFIKGLTIGAVKG; via the coding sequence ATGAAATTAGAAAGCAAGAAATCATCAACTTTAAGAATTAATTCTGTTTCACCTTCTGTGAATTTGGCGCTTAATATATTCTTTGCCGTTTATTGTCTAATGTGTATAGCGCCGTTGATTTTGATATTCATGGTTTCAATTACTGATCAGACTTCTCTTGCCATCAATGGATATTCGTTCTTCCCGAGTAAGATCAGTTTTGATGCTTATAAATATTTGTTTAGCGATTTAGGAAAACTGTTTAGGTCTTACGGTATTACAATTTTTACATGTGTTGTAGGTACGTTCTTCTGCGTTCTTTTCACTATGCTGTATGCTTATCCGATATCCAGAAAATCTTTTAAGTACAGAAATTTCTTTTCCTTCTTTATATTCTTTACAATGCTGTTCCAGGGAGGTCTAGTACCTTGGTATATACTTTATACCAAATACCTGCGTTTGCAGAATAATCTTATCGCATTGATTATGCCGGCGGTAATGAATGCATTTTATGTATTGGTTACCAAGACATTTTTCTCAATCAATATACCCGATTCGGTATTAGAGGCAGCTAGAATCGACGGTGCCAGTGAATTCAGAATATTCTGGCAGATTGTTATTCCCATGTCCACACCGGTTATTGCTACAATAGCATTGTTTTCATCTTTGAATTACTGGAACGACTGGTATCTTTGCCTGCTGTATATAAATGATCCTAAGTACTATAATCTTCAATATTCAATGTATCAGGCACTGCGTTCTCTGCAATTCCTGACATCTTCGTTGGCATCTGCTTCGGGTAATGTTTCAAGTTCATTGGCAAATGTACCGGGTGAGACCTTGCGTATGGCTATGGCCATATTAGGTATAGGACCTATTGTTTTTGCATATCCGTTCTTCCAAAGGTATTTTATCAAAGGTCTTACTATTGGTGCGGTCAAAGGCTGA